One window of the Mycobacterium xenopi genome contains the following:
- a CDS encoding DUF2710 family protein: MTGPGSRAKLSDKDLVEAVLRELSEAADKWEQLVAEAETITYSVDLGDIRAVANSDGRLVELTLHPSVMTGYTHGELADRLNTAIAALREEAETENAARYGKGVQ; this comes from the coding sequence GTGACGGGGCCGGGCAGTCGGGCGAAGTTGAGCGACAAAGATCTCGTCGAGGCGGTGCTGCGTGAGTTGAGCGAGGCCGCCGACAAGTGGGAGCAACTCGTCGCCGAAGCCGAAACCATCACCTACAGCGTGGACTTGGGCGATATTCGTGCCGTCGCCAACTCCGACGGCAGATTGGTCGAGCTGACGTTGCACCCGAGTGTGATGACCGGCTACACCCACGGTGAGCTGGCCGACCGGTTGAACACGGCGATCGCGGCGCTGCGCGAGGAAGCGGAAACCGAAAACGCTGCACGCTACGGGAAAGGCGTCCAGTGA
- the eccB gene encoding type VII secretion protein EccB — protein MPLNLSNRDQNSGHLFYNRRLRAAITRFSVRMKHDDRKQQAAVALSIVFVLIGLGWMALLHIWKPAGLVGQSAIVGNRDTGAVYAKIDGRLYPALNLTSARLAVGNAAAPAWVKASEIAKYPTGPMIGIPGVPDSLTVTPSSVSAWAVCDTAPTRGARAAPVVTSIAGELSTFGRAAPMRPPQAILATHKDATYVIWGGHRSRIDPMDRSVTFNLGLDPGVTHPIEISNALYDAMPSTEPLVVPPIPEAGTPSRWLPGATVGSVLETRDAAGTVTGFYVLLPDGVQKITSFVADLLRTANPVGSATPTLITPDKLIHIPTVDVLNVDYYPPGKLDFIDTAANPVTCVAWQKQSSDPQASITIFSGRGLPVPISMDARLVHLVRDDRNPESVEADQALLLPGAANFVATTSGVATSDSRESLYWLSPQGVRYGIQSDNRTLQALGLDPRSAVQAPWPIVRTFAAGPAISRESALVARDTIVGNGAVAPVPQANPQAGG, from the coding sequence ATGCCGCTCAACCTGTCCAACCGCGACCAGAACTCGGGTCACCTCTTCTACAACCGCCGGCTGCGGGCCGCGATCACCAGGTTTTCGGTCCGGATGAAACACGACGATCGCAAACAGCAAGCCGCAGTGGCGTTGTCGATTGTGTTCGTCCTCATCGGTCTGGGTTGGATGGCGTTGCTGCACATCTGGAAGCCGGCCGGGCTGGTGGGCCAGTCCGCGATTGTCGGAAACCGTGACACCGGCGCGGTGTACGCCAAGATCGACGGGCGGCTCTACCCGGCGCTCAACCTGACTTCCGCTCGGCTGGCTGTTGGCAACGCGGCCGCCCCGGCGTGGGTCAAGGCGAGCGAAATCGCGAAGTATCCGACCGGACCGATGATCGGCATCCCCGGTGTGCCCGACAGCCTCACGGTCACCCCTAGCAGCGTCTCCGCTTGGGCGGTTTGCGACACCGCTCCCACCCGGGGCGCCCGGGCTGCCCCTGTCGTGACGTCCATCGCGGGCGAGCTGTCGACATTCGGCCGCGCCGCTCCGATGCGTCCGCCGCAGGCGATCCTTGCGACCCACAAGGACGCGACCTACGTGATCTGGGGTGGTCACCGGTCCCGCATCGACCCCATGGACCGCTCGGTGACCTTCAACCTGGGTCTCGATCCAGGAGTGACGCATCCGATCGAGATCTCCAACGCCCTGTATGACGCCATGCCCTCGACCGAACCCCTTGTGGTGCCGCCGATCCCGGAAGCGGGGACGCCGTCGCGGTGGCTGCCCGGCGCGACCGTGGGCAGCGTGCTGGAAACCCGCGACGCCGCCGGTACGGTCACCGGGTTTTACGTACTGCTTCCGGACGGGGTGCAGAAGATCACCAGTTTCGTCGCCGACCTGCTGCGCACGGCCAATCCAGTGGGTTCGGCTACCCCGACATTGATCACGCCGGACAAGCTGATCCACATCCCCACCGTCGATGTGCTCAACGTCGACTACTATCCGCCAGGCAAGCTGGATTTCATTGACACAGCGGCTAATCCGGTGACCTGTGTGGCGTGGCAGAAGCAGTCCAGCGACCCGCAAGCCAGCATCACGATCTTCAGCGGCCGGGGTCTGCCGGTTCCGATCAGCATGGACGCTCGGTTGGTGCATCTGGTGCGCGACGACCGTAATCCCGAATCGGTGGAGGCTGACCAAGCGCTGTTGCTGCCGGGCGCGGCCAACTTCGTGGCGACGACGAGTGGTGTGGCGACCTCCGACAGCCGGGAAAGCCTGTACTGGCTGTCACCGCAAGGTGTTCGCTACGGGATCCAATCGGATAACCGGACCTTGCAAGCGCTGGGACTGGATCCGCGCAGCGCCGTGCAGGCGCCATGGCCGATTGTGCGCACGTTTGCGGCCGGGCCGGCGATCAGCCGCGAGAGTGCGTTGGTAGCGCGTGACACCATTGTGGGCAACGGCGCGGTCGCGCCCGTACCGCAAGCCAACCCGCAGGCAGGAGGTTAG
- a CDS encoding DUF4226 domain-containing protein: MAEQAGWSVTAIQARQAALARRYSAVNDADRVLVDALVSAHAATVESAARLDAIAAEIDHAVQNQAALALDTPVGAREFQKFLLTKQREILAVVAHAHELDAAKKAALKALPTHYAVSAS; this comes from the coding sequence ATGGCAGAACAAGCCGGGTGGTCGGTGACAGCGATCCAAGCCAGGCAAGCGGCTTTGGCGCGACGGTACTCCGCGGTGAACGACGCCGACCGGGTCTTGGTGGACGCGCTGGTCAGTGCGCACGCCGCAACGGTGGAAAGCGCAGCCCGGCTCGACGCGATTGCGGCTGAGATCGACCACGCCGTGCAAAACCAGGCCGCGCTTGCCCTGGACACGCCCGTCGGCGCCCGGGAATTCCAGAAATTCCTGCTCACCAAGCAGCGCGAAATTCTCGCCGTGGTTGCTCACGCCCACGAACTCGACGCCGCGAAAAAGGCTGCCTTAAAAGCATTGCCAACACACTATGCGGTCAGCGCGAGCTAG
- a CDS encoding C40 family peptidase — translation MSSSELEVLGRAHQLFSGAARLATPQTAAAHRELSLPVTALNIGEFPDRYRLAARTSQAALRSAAQTDAAIAEVIAAAHHDHAQAREQTKRIVDEARADAGASPLAPMAQREALRRRVARLRAQRAHVMSARWQAQRRAAALRVLRYLALRWRASATNGLRLPPPSSRAGIAVRAALSRLGRPYVWGATGPDQFDCSGLVQWAYAQAGIHLDRTTYQQIHDGIPVPRSQVRPGDLVFPHAGHVQMAIGNNLVVEAPHVGATVRISPLGAGVAIRRPL, via the coding sequence ATGAGTAGTAGCGAACTAGAGGTGCTTGGCCGCGCCCATCAACTGTTCAGTGGCGCTGCTCGGCTCGCCACACCGCAGACAGCCGCAGCCCACCGCGAGCTGTCGCTGCCCGTCACGGCGCTGAACATCGGTGAGTTCCCCGACCGCTACCGGCTCGCGGCGCGCACCAGCCAAGCGGCATTGCGCTCGGCCGCCCAGACAGACGCCGCGATCGCCGAGGTCATCGCCGCCGCCCACCATGATCACGCCCAGGCCCGCGAGCAGACCAAGAGAATCGTCGACGAAGCACGCGCGGACGCCGGCGCGTCACCGCTTGCACCCATGGCCCAGCGGGAGGCGCTGCGCCGCCGCGTGGCCCGCCTGCGTGCGCAACGCGCGCATGTCATGTCGGCACGCTGGCAGGCGCAGCGCCGCGCGGCGGCGTTGCGTGTCCTGCGGTATCTGGCACTGCGCTGGCGTGCATCCGCGACGAATGGACTTCGGCTGCCGCCCCCAAGTAGCCGCGCCGGAATCGCGGTGCGGGCGGCCCTGTCCCGCCTGGGCCGCCCTTATGTGTGGGGCGCGACCGGTCCCGACCAATTCGATTGTTCGGGGCTGGTGCAGTGGGCCTATGCGCAGGCGGGGATACACCTGGACCGCACGACTTATCAACAGATTCACGACGGCATTCCGGTCCCGCGCTCGCAGGTGCGACCGGGGGATCTCGTGTTCCCGCATGCCGGGCACGTCCAGATGGCGATCGGCAACAATCTGGTTGTCGAAGCGCCCCACGTCGGCGCCACGGTTCGGATTAGCCCGTTGGGCGCAGGTGTTGCGATCCGGCGCCCGTTGTAG
- a CDS encoding DUF5631 domain-containing protein — protein sequence MDKDQAVAEPISTGRHAAPEPESEETAADTLTLSPPSDAADTDVTDVLETPAPQPPPLETEGGEPSTVAPQPAEDSTELAPTEADDLAPADGTAVVAAGQGDAAHDTDVLGTRAADDTDVLEQPTPAEVGAASHERTGPAQGETDHERLRRLLQFVARQEPGLRWAVGLREDGTTVVVTDLAYGWVPSGITLPAGVRLLEPQRRTGNAAAMLGPTALSVTYSPGDPLGWATDFGPTESSVQPRELPEVEDLGWLLSEATHWRDGLPRMVHTLAKAGAAGTGVVDAELDVLRVHLDTARYQLLAEYPDVDPRLLLNCLLLAATEGIATGDRTSANYHFAWFQVLSAPPASRFSAKS from the coding sequence ATGGACAAGGATCAGGCGGTGGCCGAACCGATTTCGACCGGCCGGCATGCCGCGCCGGAGCCGGAATCCGAAGAGACCGCAGCGGATACGCTGACGTTGTCGCCCCCATCCGATGCGGCTGACACCGACGTGACCGATGTTCTCGAGACCCCAGCCCCGCAGCCGCCGCCGCTCGAGACCGAAGGCGGTGAACCTTCAACCGTTGCGCCTCAACCCGCCGAGGACTCGACGGAACTTGCCCCAACCGAGGCGGATGATCTCGCGCCCGCCGACGGTACCGCGGTGGTCGCGGCCGGGCAGGGCGATGCCGCGCACGACACCGACGTCCTCGGGACCCGGGCCGCTGACGACACCGATGTGTTGGAGCAGCCGACCCCCGCCGAGGTTGGCGCCGCAAGCCACGAGCGAACGGGCCCGGCTCAAGGGGAAACCGATCACGAACGCCTACGACGTTTGCTGCAGTTCGTCGCCCGTCAAGAACCCGGATTACGGTGGGCTGTCGGGCTTCGCGAGGACGGGACAACCGTCGTGGTCACCGATTTGGCGTACGGCTGGGTACCTTCGGGAATTACCTTGCCAGCAGGGGTGCGGCTGCTGGAACCGCAACGGCGCACCGGCAATGCCGCGGCGATGCTCGGTCCCACCGCCCTATCGGTCACCTACTCTCCTGGAGACCCTTTGGGCTGGGCCACCGATTTTGGGCCGACGGAGTCCTCGGTGCAACCCCGCGAGCTACCGGAAGTCGAAGATCTGGGCTGGTTGCTGAGCGAGGCCACCCATTGGCGTGACGGGCTGCCGCGGATGGTGCACACGCTGGCGAAAGCCGGCGCGGCGGGAACGGGGGTTGTCGACGCCGAACTCGATGTGCTTCGGGTCCACCTCGATACCGCCCGATACCAGTTGCTGGCGGAGTACCCAGACGTCGATCCTCGGCTGCTGCTGAACTGCCTGCTATTGGCGGCCACGGAGGGCATCGCCACCGGGGACCGAACCTCGGCGAACTATCACTTCGCCTGGTTCCAGGTGCTGAGCGCCCCACCGGCGAGCAGGTTCAGCGCCAAATCCTGA
- a CDS encoding DUF2694 family protein: protein MTHANPAFDTVHPSGHILFRSCRGGYAHSVVLSEAAMDTDAQTLAQGILLTADVSYLKALMEVRGEIVAAGHTPSAEVPTAHDLDVAIEKLLAHELHPRRDAT, encoded by the coding sequence ATGACACACGCCAACCCGGCCTTCGACACCGTCCACCCGAGCGGCCACATCCTCTTCCGGTCCTGCCGGGGCGGATACGCCCATAGCGTGGTGTTGAGTGAAGCGGCGATGGACACCGACGCGCAGACCCTCGCACAAGGGATCTTGCTGACCGCCGACGTGTCCTATCTCAAGGCGCTGATGGAAGTTCGCGGCGAAATCGTGGCGGCCGGTCACACCCCATCAGCGGAGGTACCCACCGCACATGACCTTGACGTCGCGATCGAGAAGTTGCTGGCACACGAGTTGCACCCACGACGCGACGCCACGTAG
- a CDS encoding transglycosylase SLT domain-containing protein encodes MRRALALLGRGHELYGVGRADIGVPDTPDQLRDHAARITHPPAGARTAAARVRRMAGMLRTSADHDTTLAAALADIHAEHTAGWRASRTMLEDAHADAMTAADTPLGRREALRRMMARLRTQRRLIHRSRQRAQLHARRLRQLANLRHTAASRRPSRAAAIPLAAVDYERSFTAGHIRQRIAEALDHMGITDPAARRNWLRGYETLIARESAGRASAVASEPATAVGPTQADGHGLGYARGITQTIPATFARYHQPGTSTNIYDPVANICASMNYVMHRYGVAANGENLVALVQQADAGRPPRGY; translated from the coding sequence ATGCGTCGCGCACTCGCGCTGCTGGGTCGCGGCCACGAGCTCTATGGTGTCGGCCGCGCGGACATTGGTGTGCCGGACACGCCGGACCAGTTGCGCGACCATGCGGCGAGGATCACCCATCCGCCCGCCGGCGCACGGACCGCGGCGGCTCGCGTACGGCGGATGGCGGGGATGCTTCGGACCAGCGCCGACCACGACACCACGCTGGCCGCGGCGTTGGCTGACATCCATGCCGAGCACACAGCGGGATGGCGCGCCAGCCGCACGATGCTCGAGGATGCACACGCCGACGCAATGACGGCAGCCGATACGCCGTTGGGCCGACGAGAAGCGCTGCGCCGCATGATGGCTCGGTTGCGAACGCAGCGGCGTCTCATTCACCGCTCGCGTCAACGGGCGCAGCTGCACGCACGACGGCTGCGCCAGCTCGCCAACTTGCGTCACACTGCGGCCAGCCGCCGCCCGTCGCGGGCCGCAGCCATCCCGCTGGCCGCTGTCGACTACGAAAGATCTTTCACCGCAGGGCATATCAGGCAACGCATCGCCGAAGCGCTGGATCACATGGGAATCACCGATCCCGCGGCGCGACGCAACTGGCTGCGGGGTTACGAGACGCTGATAGCCAGGGAGTCCGCAGGCCGGGCGTCGGCGGTCGCGTCGGAACCTGCCACCGCGGTCGGGCCCACCCAAGCCGACGGGCACGGCCTCGGCTACGCCCGCGGCATCACCCAGACCATCCCAGCCACCTTCGCCCGGTATCACCAACCCGGCACCTCGACGAACATCTACGATCCGGTCGCCAACATCTGCGCATCGATGAACTATGTAATGCACCGCTACGGCGTCGCCGCGAACGGTGAGAACTTGGTTGCGCTGGTCCAGCAGGCGGACGCCGGTAGACCGCCGAGAGGATACTGA
- a CDS encoding ESX-1 secretion-associated protein, which translates to MADQIHVVPESLRTAAQHHEQVSEYLRTIPSAHGAIQESLDSLGPVFSELREAGRELLEHRRRCYEQQADDHAEMARQLKMSADMWEQHEEQAAGKLGGIVDDGR; encoded by the coding sequence ATGGCAGATCAAATCCATGTAGTGCCGGAGAGCTTACGCACGGCGGCCCAGCACCATGAGCAAGTGTCCGAGTACTTACGCACCATCCCCTCGGCGCACGGAGCGATCCAAGAAAGCCTGGACTCGCTGGGCCCGGTTTTCAGCGAGCTGCGCGAGGCCGGGCGTGAACTGCTCGAGCACCGCCGGCGCTGCTACGAACAGCAAGCCGACGACCACGCCGAGATGGCGCGGCAGTTGAAGATGTCGGCGGACATGTGGGAGCAGCACGAGGAACAAGCCGCGGGCAAACTGGGCGGCATCGTCGACGACGGTCGATGA
- a CDS encoding DUF4226 domain-containing protein, producing MQGPPQRSQLGVSAMPPTAVSVPPDRQRGAAADAIRDAEVALAQQNSATAQLDLQVVSAILNAHQKTLEGTDALAALQRDVEAAVRSRTDLDTPAGARDFQRFLTSKLREIRAVVTGTGLDDTSKSALMAAWTSLYHVSTADQRSAGEGQQPTRSTPANVRPQTTSYPAGSDGGADPYLDALLTDDPGLFPEDLTAPAPQAPAPIAPQMPSFPALGGMPGGGMLPTGLPGLGMPSGVPLGGLLPDTATQRSPGDLGEALLAPDDATPKQQPPPEDVDDTSDGKAADPASASDQPATGPTTVTLPTGETVTAASPQLAAVIGAAVAGTPIADAFRQQGLTIPPPGTAISEPVDPSRVMPGDIGMFTDRHALALGNSKALLNGQIQHISTVKGPSFLGWEHPPVPSTANTPTKTETPAPTRPAATTGTSP from the coding sequence ATGCAGGGGCCCCCGCAGCGTTCGCAGCTCGGTGTTTCGGCGATGCCGCCGACTGCGGTGTCGGTGCCCCCCGATCGGCAGCGCGGCGCAGCAGCCGACGCCATTAGGGACGCCGAAGTCGCTTTGGCGCAACAAAATTCGGCGACCGCTCAATTAGATCTGCAAGTGGTCTCGGCAATCTTGAATGCCCACCAAAAGACGCTCGAAGGCACTGATGCGCTGGCCGCACTGCAGCGCGACGTCGAGGCTGCGGTGCGTAGCCGGACCGATCTCGACACCCCAGCGGGAGCGCGTGATTTTCAGCGCTTCCTGACAAGCAAGCTCCGCGAAATCCGCGCCGTGGTCACAGGCACAGGCCTCGACGACACCTCGAAGTCGGCGCTGATGGCTGCATGGACGTCCCTCTACCACGTGTCCACGGCCGATCAGCGCAGTGCTGGCGAGGGACAGCAGCCGACGCGCAGCACCCCGGCGAATGTCAGGCCGCAAACCACCAGCTATCCAGCGGGCTCGGACGGCGGAGCCGACCCGTACCTCGATGCGTTGCTAACAGACGATCCTGGATTGTTTCCGGAAGACCTCACGGCACCGGCCCCGCAGGCGCCAGCGCCCATCGCGCCGCAGATGCCCAGCTTCCCCGCGCTTGGCGGGATGCCAGGTGGAGGAATGCTGCCGACAGGCCTGCCCGGCCTCGGTATGCCCAGCGGGGTTCCGCTGGGCGGGCTCCTGCCCGACACCGCCACCCAACGGTCACCCGGCGATCTTGGAGAGGCGCTGCTTGCACCCGACGACGCGACGCCGAAACAGCAGCCACCGCCTGAGGACGTGGACGATACGAGCGACGGCAAAGCGGCTGACCCAGCGTCGGCCTCCGACCAGCCGGCCACCGGCCCGACGACGGTGACGCTGCCCACCGGCGAGACGGTCACAGCTGCCAGCCCCCAGCTCGCCGCGGTGATCGGAGCTGCTGTTGCCGGCACACCCATCGCCGATGCATTTCGCCAACAGGGGCTCACCATTCCCCCACCCGGCACCGCCATCAGCGAACCGGTTGATCCGTCCCGGGTGATGCCCGGGGATATCGGGATGTTTACCGATCGGCACGCGCTTGCGCTGGGCAACAGCAAAGCCCTACTCAACGGGCAGATTCAGCACATTTCCACCGTGAAGGGGCCAAGCTTTCTAGGCTGGGAGCACCCGCCAGTGCCGTCGACGGCAAACACACCGACCAAGACCGAAACACCGGCGCCCACCCGGCCGGCGGCCACGACCGGTACGTCACCGTGA
- a CDS encoding helix-turn-helix domain-containing protein codes for MSRESAGATIRALRESRDWSLADFAAATGVSIMGLSYLERGARKPHKSTVQKVENALGLPPGTYARLVVAADPEAELARLTAAEQPPAVPARQAAAIVVERHDSTEVLEGHAEAQLETLSWLIDRLPTKTSDEYETYILSVIELCVKFEMLAARSWRAAVHAGADSAARLMDHLQALEATRSSLLKRIPESLSARFDRACARSVLPEAVIAALVGVSCDEMWEIRNQGVIPPGALPRIRAFADAVNGGDGESDPVERQADE; via the coding sequence GTGAGTCGCGAATCGGCGGGCGCGACCATCCGGGCGCTGCGGGAGTCGCGCGACTGGTCATTGGCGGATTTCGCGGCCGCGACGGGCGTCAGCATCATGGGCCTGAGCTATCTGGAGCGCGGTGCCCGCAAGCCGCACAAGAGCACGGTGCAAAAGGTCGAAAATGCCCTTGGCCTGCCACCCGGCACGTATGCGCGGCTCGTGGTGGCGGCCGATCCCGAGGCCGAGCTGGCCCGGCTGACCGCAGCTGAACAACCACCGGCGGTGCCCGCACGGCAGGCTGCGGCGATCGTCGTCGAGCGGCACGACAGCACCGAAGTGCTCGAAGGGCACGCCGAAGCACAACTGGAGACACTGAGCTGGCTGATCGACAGACTGCCCACGAAGACATCAGACGAATATGAGACGTATATTCTTTCTGTGATCGAACTGTGCGTGAAGTTCGAAATGCTGGCGGCCAGGTCCTGGCGGGCGGCGGTGCATGCTGGCGCAGACTCGGCCGCCCGGCTGATGGACCATCTGCAGGCCCTTGAGGCCACGCGTAGCTCGTTGCTGAAACGGATACCGGAGAGTTTGAGCGCTCGATTCGACCGAGCGTGCGCGCGGTCGGTCCTGCCCGAAGCGGTGATCGCCGCGCTGGTCGGCGTTAGCTGCGATGAGATGTGGGAGATCCGCAATCAGGGGGTCATTCCGCCCGGTGCACTCCCCCGCATTCGGGCCTTCGCCGACGCAGTGAACGGGGGCGATGGTGAGTCCGACCCGGTCGAGAGGCAAGCCGATGAGTAG